A genomic segment from Cygnus atratus isolate AKBS03 ecotype Queensland, Australia chromosome Z, CAtr_DNAZoo_HiC_assembly, whole genome shotgun sequence encodes:
- the RXFP3 gene encoding relaxin-3 receptor 1, producing the protein MGEPCESGPCSAAAGMKEGADGEPWDAALEWLEGAPMGNRSNASAFLQLLKNINLERADGMQGDSSDVLRIVISLVYSVVCALGLVGNLLVLYLMKSKQGWRKSSINLFVTSLAVTDFQFVLTLPFWAVENALDFNWLFGKAMCKIVSYVTAMNMYASVFFLTAMSVARYRSVASALKNQRRGDPLGGCCSAKWLCALIWLSAILASLPQAIFSTTATVFDDVLCLVKFPEGRGSNAQFWLGLYQIQKVLLGFVLPLAIISLCYLLLVRFISDKHVGSTCSGPSTKRRSKVTKSVSIVVLSFFLCWLPNQALTTWGILIKLNVVRFSAEYFLSQVYLFPISVCLAHSNSCLNPILYCLMRREFRKALKSLLWRITSPSLTTMRPFTDTTKPEQEEQALHTLVPVHPITASSEAAAVQPELAYYPPGMVVYSSRCDVLPAASTEQRC; encoded by the coding sequence ATGGGAGAGCCCTGCGAGAGCGGTCCTTGCTCGGCAGCCGCCGGCATGAAGGAGGGAGCGGATGGAGAGCCCTGGGACGCGGCGCTGGAGTGGTTGGAGGGAGCCCCGATGGGCAACAGGAGCAACGCGTCggctttcctgcagctcctcaaGAACATCAACCTGGAGAGAGCCGATGGGATGCAGGGGGACAGCTCCGACGTGCTGCGGATCGTCATCTCCCTGGTGTACTCGGTGGTGTGcgccctggggctggtgggcaACCTGCTGGTGCTCTACCTGATGAAGAGCAAGCAAGGCTGGAGGAAGTCCTCCATCAACCTCTTCGTGACCAGCCTGGCGGTGACTGACTTCCAGTTTGTGCTGACCTTACCCTTCTGGGCCGTGGAGAACGCGCTGGACTTCAACTGGCTCTTCGGCAAGGCGATGTGTAAGATCGTCTCCTACGTGACGGCCATGAACATGTATGCCAGCGTCTTCTTCCTCACTGCCATGAGCGTGGCTCGGTACCGCTCCGTGGCTTCAGCCTTGAAGAACCAGCGGCGAGGTGACCCGCtgggtggctgctgctctgccaagTGGCTTTGCGCACTCATTTGGTTGTCGGCCATCCTGGCTTCTCTGCCCCAAGCCATTTTTTCCACCACTGCCACCGTCTTTGATGATGTGCTCTGCCTCGTCAAGTTCCCCGAGGGCCGAGGCAGCAACGCCCAGTTCTGGCTGGGTCTGTACCAAATCCAGAaggtgctgctgggctttgtGCTGCCACTGGCCATCATCAGCCTCTGCTACTTGCTCCTGGTGCGCTTCATCAGTGACAAGCACGTTGGCAGCACCTGCAGCGGCCCAAGCACCAAGCGCCGCTCCAAAGTGACTAAGTCGGTGTCCATCGTGGTGCTGtctttcttcttgtgctggctCCCCAACCAAGCGCTGACAACGTGGGGCATCCTCATCAAGCTCAACGTGGTGCGCTTCAGCGCTGAGTACTTTCTCTCCCAGGTGTACCTCTTCCCCATCAGCGTGTGCCTGGCGCACTCCAACAGCTGCCTCAACCCCATCCTCTACTGCCTCATGCGCAGGGAGTTTCGCAAGGCACTGAAGAGCCTCCTCTGGAGGATCACCTCGCCTTCTCTCACCACCATGCGCCCTTTCACCGACACCACCAAACccgagcaggaggagcaggccCTGCACACCTTGGTGCCCGTACACCCCATCACAGcttcctcagaggctgcagcagtgcagccGGAGCTGGCTTACTACCCGCCCGGGATGGTGGTGTACAGCAGCCGCTGCGacgtgctgcctgctgcctccacGGAGCAACGCTGCTga